The Candidatus Methylomirabilota bacterium genome contains a region encoding:
- a CDS encoding aspartate/tyrosine/aromatic aminotransferase, protein MFESLGMAPPDPIFGLTEAFLKDTNPEKVNLSTGVYTDASGKTPVLAAVKKAEERILKEETTKSYKPIQGAPEFGEIVQELLLGSGHEVIVSQRGATAHTPGGTAALRLVADYVKQLSPSSTIWLSHPTWANHPNIFRSAGLKVRSYFYFDKANNQLDFHKFLHALREIPAGDVVVLHGCCHNPTGLDPDREQWARIASVLTDRKILPLVDLAYQGFSEGLGEDTVGLRELCRPGCEMMICSSFSKNFGLYNERVGALTVLARSQKEAQAVLSHVKVSIRAHYSNPPAHGGTIVTTILHNTKLRSLWEGELRQMRDRINEMRTLFVESMAARGVPRDFSFAREQKGMFSVSGLSKEQIQTLRDKYSIYLVESGRINISGMTEANMATLCDAIASVL, encoded by the coding sequence CGGTCTGACGGAGGCATTCCTAAAAGACACCAATCCGGAAAAGGTCAACCTCAGTACCGGTGTCTACACGGACGCTTCCGGGAAGACGCCGGTCCTCGCGGCAGTGAAGAAGGCCGAAGAGCGCATCCTGAAAGAGGAGACGACGAAAAGCTACAAACCGATTCAGGGGGCGCCTGAGTTCGGCGAGATTGTCCAGGAACTGCTTTTGGGAAGTGGCCACGAGGTCATCGTATCTCAGCGAGGCGCGACGGCACACACGCCTGGAGGGACGGCAGCCCTTCGCCTTGTGGCCGATTACGTGAAGCAGTTGTCGCCCAGCTCGACGATCTGGCTGAGTCATCCCACGTGGGCGAATCATCCCAACATCTTCCGATCAGCCGGCCTCAAGGTCAGAAGCTATTTTTACTTTGACAAGGCAAACAACCAGTTGGATTTTCACAAGTTTCTCCATGCCCTCAGGGAGATCCCTGCGGGGGACGTGGTTGTGTTGCACGGGTGCTGCCACAACCCCACAGGGCTCGACCCGGATCGCGAGCAGTGGGCTCGGATCGCTTCTGTGTTGACCGATCGCAAGATTCTTCCCCTTGTGGACTTGGCCTACCAGGGCTTCAGTGAAGGGCTCGGAGAGGACACGGTTGGATTACGAGAGCTCTGCCGCCCGGGCTGCGAGATGATGATCTGTAGCAGCTTTTCCAAGAACTTCGGTCTCTACAACGAGCGCGTGGGGGCTTTGACGGTATTGGCGAGATCCCAGAAGGAGGCTCAGGCCGTTCTCAGCCACGTGAAGGTGAGCATCCGGGCACACTATTCGAATCCTCCGGCCCACGGCGGGACGATCGTGACAACGATCCTACACAATACGAAATTGCGATCCCTCTGGGAGGGAGAGCTTCGGCAGATGCGCGATCGCATCAACGAGATGCGCACGCTGTTTGTCGAATCCATGGCCGCGAGAGGGGTTCCGCGAGACTTCTCTTTCGCCCGGGAGCAGAAGGGCATGTTCTCCGTATCTGGTTTGAGCAAGGAGCAGATCCAGACGCTTCGTGACAAGTACTCAATTTACCTCGTTGAGTCTGGACGGATCAATATCTCTGGCATGACAGAAGCCAACATGGCCACCCTCTGCGACGCGATCGCCAGCGTTCTCTAA